TTATAATTGATCGCAGTATCAAATCCCAATTCATTAATTAGATATTGGGTCTTTTTATCCGAACCTGCTATTCCAACTACACGGCATCCTTTCAATTTTGCAATTTGTCCTACAACCATACCTACTGCTCCAGCTGCACCGGAAACAACTACAGTTTCATCTGGTTGAGGCTTCCCGATATCAAGTAATCCGAAATAAGCTGTTAATCCCGGTACCCCAAGTGTTCCTAGATGTGTTGTAATAGGAGCGGGATTCGGATCAATTTTTCTTAAATTTTCTCCATTACATACGGAATAATCCTCCCATCCAAGTCTTCCAACTACAAAATCACCAGGCGCAAAGTTCGAATGTTTTGATTCTGAGACTCTTCCAATGACCTCACCGGTTAATACTTCGTTTAATTGATATGGGGGAACATAGGATTTTATATCCCTCATCATTCCTCTCATAGCAGGATCAACCGATAAGTACAAACATTGAACCAAAACCTGTCCTTCTTCCGGTTTTGGCATGTGAGTCTCAAACAGTTTAAAATTGTTCTCTTCTGGTAGTCCCTGTGGCCGGCTTACTAAATGAATTTGTCTGTTTAACATATACAATTTCCTCCGTTTGATTTATTAAAAATATCAAAGTAATTTCATCGCAACCCCTAAGTTTATCCGGTTAGCATGACAATCAGCGAATTCAAGATACCTCTGCAATATGGGTTCCCAACCCTCGTGCACCATCAGTAA
The Salicibibacter kimchii DNA segment above includes these coding regions:
- a CDS encoding NADP-dependent oxidoreductase, which translates into the protein MLNRQIHLVSRPQGLPEENNFKLFETHMPKPEEGQVLVQCLYLSVDPAMRGMMRDIKSYVPPYQLNEVLTGEVIGRVSESKHSNFAPGDFVVGRLGWEDYSVCNGENLRKIDPNPAPITTHLGTLGVPGLTAYFGLLDIGKPQPDETVVVSGAAGAVGMVVGQIAKLKGCRVVGIAGSDKKTQYLINELGFDTAINYKTTENVKSTLKEACPNGVDVYFDNVGGDITDSVIKLINQEARIVLCGQIALYNLEKRDVGPRLFPVILTKRAMIKGFIIHDYEARYQEAITQLSEWIGQGKILYNENIVNGLESAPNAFKGLFKGENLGKQLVKIAD